In Daucus carota subsp. sativus chromosome 4, DH1 v3.0, whole genome shotgun sequence, one DNA window encodes the following:
- the LOC135152158 gene encoding endochitinase A-like, protein MGFFGYSASTDKMGELKRPNLCKEWSFFYDCITRAFGNKCNNFDAIPIFSQQIGYSLIHNLKLDLATSILRFIGDRRKENMNIVYYARFCQLIFSYCFPDVPIPETGNELPFKITKRDFTDLIKKDSKKPNVPVFAILMTVQDKLRVALPDKYAPLFSDENIPQPPPSTVDPEPVPTSGPSQKGPVVKSTPALTSGPSQQGPVETSSPKRVLRSTKSPTKPSPPPKKRRFLQKISDSDSDEAPPPPPPAKKPRKKIKPTTITDLIVEPPQSEDPTQALIPFSDQPSAAEPVMIEPLSAIPLDTMAVDTQMSESFSEHNDQPTVTKSDEGLKLNQESLIQHENIIAAGTTVSEKASDVPSQSEDAQIEMVLQMIQDSLLQPEEIDAAPAQEITTAANSDAATEALASHTLSIFIDENEDDDAIEVTSLLVQTHDLHLFISDQVRDSTQVKDDSPITALSPVRESSPIIAPTVPSPTLLSSEPARRRVCNLTYCQRMCRATPPSIEDRLTSIEATQTSMQHTLADLSTSVAQLVQVLTSADVKKGEKISKDKCKLDQQMKKKRPDGDEEGKGEMADK, encoded by the coding sequence atggGTTTCTTTGGGTACTCAGCAAGTACTGACAAAATGGGTGAGCTAAAGCGTCCAAACCTCTGCAAGGAATGGAGCTTTTTCTATGACTGCATCACAAGAGCATTTGGAAACAAGTGCAATAACTTCGATGCTATTCCTATATTCAGCCAACAGATCGGGTACTCTCTAATTCATAACCTTAAACTTGATCTTGCTACATCCATACTGCGTTTTATTGGAGATAGAAGAAAAGAGAATATGAACATTGTATATTatgctagattttgtcagcttatattctcttaCTGTTTTCCTGATGTACCCATCCCTGAAACTGGTAATGAATTGCCCTTTAAGATCACCAAACGTGACTTTACTGATCTTATTAAGAAGGATAGTAAGAAACCAAATGTGCCTGTGTTTGCTATTCTTATGACTGTACAAGATAAGTTAAGGGTAGCTCTGCCTGATAAGTATGCCccattattctctgatgagaatataccacaGCCTCCCCCTTCTACTGTTGATCCAGAACCAgtcccaacctctggtccttcccaaaaggggccagttgtaaaatctactCCAGCActaacctctggtccttcccaacaagggccaGTTGAAACATCTTCACCTAAACGGGTTCTCAGGTCCACtaaatccccaaccaaaccctccccACCTCCCAAAAAAAGAAGATTTCTGCAGaaaatatcagactctgactctgatgaagcacctccacctcctccaccagcaaagaaaccaagaaagaaaatcaagccAACCACAATCACTGACCTGATTGTTGAGccacctcagtcagaggatcccaCACAAGCCTTgattccattctctgatcaaccCTCAGCTGCAGAGCCAGTCATGATTGAACCTCTTTCTGCAATTCCACTTGACACAATGGCAGTTGATACACAAATGTCAGAATCATTCTCTGAGCATAATGATCAACCAACAGtgacaaaatctgatgaagggttgaagttgaatcaggaatctctgattcaacatgaaaatataattgCAGCTGGTACTACAGTGTCAGAAAAAGCTTCTGATGTCCCAAgtcaatcagaagatgcacaAATAGAGATGGTCTTGCAGATGATTCAAGACTCTCTGCTTCAACCTGAAGAAATTgatgcagctcctgctcaggagattactacagctgcaaattctgatgcagctactgaagctctggcatcacatactctgagtatttttattgatgaaaatgaagatgatgatgcaaTAGAAGTTACATCTCTTCTTGTACAGACCCATGATCTTCACCTGTTTATCTCTGATCAAGTCAGAGATTCTACACAAGTCAAGGATGATTCTCCAATTACAGCACTGTCACCAGTCAGAGAATCCTCTCCTATCATAGCTCCTACAGTTCCAAGCCCTACACTTCTTTCCTCTGAGCCTGCCAGAAGGAGAGTCTGCAACTTAACTTATTGTCAaaggatgtgcagagctacacCTCCTTCTATTGAAGACAGACTTACTTCCATTGAGGCCACTCAAACTTCAATGCAGCATACTCTAGCTGATTTGAGCACTTCTGTGGCTCAGCTGGTTCaagttctcacctctgctgatgtcaaaaagggggagaaaatatccaaagacaaatgcaaacttGATCagcaaatgaaaaagaaaaggccagatggtgatgaagaagGAAAAGGGGAGATGGCTGACAAATAG